In Candidatus Methylomirabilota bacterium, the genomic stretch CGGACGAACGAAGCGTCGAAGAGGGGCAGGAGCTCGGCGGGAAGCAGCCCTCGCAGCAACGCCGCTGCCGCGGGAGCTTCCGCGCGCCCGATCCCGCTGGTCACGCGAAAACCGGGTTCCAGATGTCGAAGAAGTTGAACCACTGGGTGGGGTGCTCGCGGACTACGCCTTCGAGCATCGCGACCCAGGCGCAAGCGGCCTCCACCTCGCCGCCGCGCGGGACGCTGAAGGGCTCGGCCACCTTGACCGTGTAGCGATAGTCGGCGCCGAGAAGGCAGAACGCCGGCATCACCGGCACCCGGACGGCGCTGGCCAGGAGGAACGGCCCGAGCGGGAATGGCGCGGGCTTCCCGAAGAACGGAATCAGCTCATCGCCGCGCGTGCCCAGCGCCCGGTCCCCCTGCACGGCCACCACCTCGCCCCGTCGGAGCGCGGCGACCAGCTCCAGCGAGACGGTCGGCCGGGAGCGGGTGACGAAGCGCACGCCGCCGCCGTCCCGGCGCACCCACTGCTCCAGCTCGCGGGCCTCCTCTTCGGCCACGACGACGTGCGTGGTCCGGGTGGTGCGCCCGGCCAGGAGACGCCCCGCCAGTTCCCAGTTGCCGACATGGGCGCTGGGCGAGATGAACCCTTGCCCCAGCCGCGTCATGAGATCCGCGCCCTCTGCCATGTCGACCTGGGAGACGAGGCGCGCCATGGGCTGCCTGTTCGTGGACACGAGATCGCTGAAGCACATCGCGAAATCAGCGAACGTGGCGACCGTGAGCGCCTCCAGCCGGGATCCCGTCGCGCCCGTCACGCGCGCCAGCGTGTTCCGGATCGCCGCGCGCTCCACCGGCATCCACCACGGGGCGAGGCGGCCCAGCTGCCGCGCGAGGCCGAGCCGCGCGCGGCGCGGGAGCCAGGCGAGACCCGCCGCCACACGATAGAAATTCGCGCGATTGTAGGCGTGCGAGTACCAGCGCGGCCGCCGGACCGGCCGGTTGGAGGTCACAGAGAGTGGCACGCCGGCGCGCCGCGCCTACGCGCTACTGCCAGTGGATCAGCGCCTTGATCTTCGGGAACTCCGGGGACTTGCCCTCGATGTCGACGACCCGCAGGGTCTGGTCCGGAGCCTCGAGCAGCAGGTTGTTGTTGCTGAAGCCCACGAACTTGCCCCACGCCTTCGGCACGGTCACCTCGTACTTGGGGACCGCGGTCTGCGCGTGCGCCGGCTGGGGGCGGAGCGCAGTGATCCACCCCGCCTCGGGGAGCCACGGGCGGGCGGCGATGACGGCCAGTACCACGGCGATCACGGTCAAGACGGCCTTCGTATAACGGTCGGCGATCATGGTTTTCCTCCTGGTCAGCGGTGCAATTCCAAGCCTCTCTACGTCACTCCGCCGTCCACGGCCAGGACCTGGCCCGTGATGTAGCTGGCTTCGTCGGACGCGAGGAACGCCACGGCGCTCGCGACCTCTTCCGGTGTTCCCGCCCGGCCAAACACCGTCAGCTTGATGATGTTCGTAGTGATCTCCGGCGGCAGCCCGTTGGTCAGATCGGTGGGAATGTAACCCGGCGCGACCGCGTTGACGGCGATATTCCTCCCGCCGTATTCCTTCGCCATCGCTTTCGTGAAGCCGATGATCCCGGCCTTTGCGGCGGAGTAATTCGTCTGGCCCGCGCCGCCGATTATTCCCACGACCGAGGTGATGTTGACGATGCGGCCGTATCGCTGCTTCATCATCTGCCGGAGAGCGGCTCGGCTGCAATTGAACACGCTCTTCAGGTTCTGCTGGATGATGCCGTCGAAATCCTCTTCCTTCATCGAGACGAGCAGGCCGTCATGGGTAGTCCCCGCGTTGTTGACGAGGATGTCGAGCCGGCCGTAGGCGTCGATGGCGGCCTTGACGACGCTCTGCGCGGTGGCGAAGTGGCTCACGTCGCCTTGCACGGCTGTGGCTTCGCCGCCGCCGGCCTTGATCCGGGCGACGACGTCGTCTGCCGCGGTGGCGCTCTTGTTGTAGTTCACGGCGATCCGGGCGCCCAGCGATCCGAGCTTGATCGCGCACGCGCGGCCGATGCCGCGTGAGGCGCCGGTCACAAGCGCCACCTTTCCGCTGAGAGGCGTCATGACGGCCTCATGCGCTGGCCGCCTCGGGGCGCCACTCTCCGTGCGTCCGAGCCCCGCGCCTAATTGCCGACCTGGACGGAGGCGCCGAGCTCGCGCAGCATGGCGATGGCCGAGAGGTAGGAAAGCTTGCCGGTGCGCGGGTTTTCCGAGGGCACGTTCTCGATCTCGATGCTGAGGCGCCCGAACTCGCCCTCGACCGTGATGCGGTGCTGGTTGCGCTCTTGTCCGGGGACGGCGAAGATCTTGATGCGGGTCTTTTCGGGCCCGACGCTGGCGAGCGACACGGCGGCGACCACGTTGACGTTGGCGGGGAAGGCCTTGACGGCCTCGGTCGCCGGCCCCTCGAAGATGAGCGTTTCCGTTTTGATCCCGTCGAGGTCGATCTTCTGCTGTTCGATCCACGGCGCGCCGGCGAGGCCGCGCGGCGGCTTGCGCGTCTCCATGGTCACGGAGGTGATGCCGCCCTCGCGGGCACCCTTCATGCCATCGAGGCCGGCAATGGCGCCCGAGGGCACGAGGATGCGGCAGCCGTGCTTCTCGGCCAGTCGCGCCCACTCGTCGAGCACGCCGACGAGCCCGCCCACCGAGAGAACCATGAGGTGCTTGCCCGCGGCCAGCACGGAAGGGCCGAACTCGCGGAGCGCGGCCTGGGTCGCCGCCTCGACGACCAGGTCCGACTCGCGGATCAGCCATTCGAGGCCGAGAGCCCGATGACCCCGCGCCTTGGCCGGGTCGCGGACCGTCACGCCCGCCAGCGCGATGCCGGGTATGCCCTTCGTGATGGCCTGGGCCACATGAGTCCCGATCACTCCCATGCCAACGACGCCGACCTTGATCATGGTGCCCGCGCCTCCTGTCATGCCCGCGTCTCCTGACATTGAGGATAGCAACGGGTCGGGGAGGCGGCAAGGGGCGTGCTAAAATGCCAAGCCAGAGGCGCATGGATGCCCGTGACGAATAGGCTCAAGCAGCCTCTCGATCGGCTCTGCCGCGAGTTCGACTGGACTCTGCGGGTGAAGCAGGACGCGATACAGTTTCCCCTCCGCTACAGCGATCCCGCCGACATCGAGCTGGCCGGGCTCTTCGCCTCGTGCATGGCCTACGGCCGCGTGGACCTCTTCGGACCGTGGGTGGATTGGACGCTCCAGCGCATGGGGGAATCGCCGGCCCGCTTCGTCTTGGACTTCGACCTCCAGAAGCACGGGCAGGTGTTTTCAGGCTTCAGCTACCGGTTCAACCGTGAGCGCGATGTGCTGGCCTTCTGCCTGGCCGCCCAGCGGCTCCTCGTCCGCCATGGCTCGCTCAAGGCCTTTTTCCTGGAGGGCTACTCCCCGGAGCATCCCCACGTGGGCCCGGCCCTCGAGCGCTTCGCGGAAGGTTTTCGCGGGCAGGACCTGTCGACCGTCTTCGCGCGCAACCGGCTCTCCTACGGCTTCAAGCACTGGTTCCCGCTGCCGTCCACCGGCGGGGCGTGTAAGCGCCTGCATCTCTACCTCCGCTGGATGGTCAGGCGCGAGGCGCCCGACTTCGGGATCTGGTCCGGGATCCCGCCGTCTGCGCTCCTGATGCCGGTGGACACGCACATCGAGAACATGGCGCGCTCCATCGGGCTCACGCGCAGGCGTAGCCGCAACTGGCGAATGGTCGAGGAGGTCACGGCGGAGCTCAAGCGTCTCGACCCCGACGACCCGGTCAGGTACGACTTCGCGCTCTGCCACAAGCGCATGTCGGGCCAGTGCCTGAACCGCCGCGACGCGGAGATCTGCGCGCCCTGCGGACTCAAGCCGGTCTGCGTCCACTGGAGGGGGCCCCGGTGATCCCGGAGGTGATGCCGGGATGGACGATTGTCCTTCTGGTAGTGCTCCTGCCCGCCGTCGTCGTGAGCGCCTGGGCGCTCTTCCGTGTCGCCGCGCGGCTAGCGGAGATGGAGGCCCGTCGGGCCCAGCCCGACCAGTCCCTGCTTCTCCTCCAGCGTGAAGTCGAGGCCGCGCGAAGCGAAGGACAGAAGGGGCTCGCCGAGACGGCCGCCTCGGTCCGGAGTGAGCTCGCGCAGTTCTCGGCCCAGATGACCGCGCAGATGGGGCAGGTGGGGGCGAGCGTCCAGCAGCAGCTCCAGCACGTGGGGCGCGTGGTCGGCGACGTCCAGGGCAGCCTCGGCAAGCTCGGCGAGACCAACCAGCGCATCTTCGACGTGGGCAGGAGCATCGCCGGGCTTGAGCAGATCCTCAAGTCTCCCAAGATCCGGGGGGGCCTCGGTGAGACGTTCCTCGAAAATCTTCTCGCCCAGATGTTCCCGCAAGAGCACTACACGCTCCAGTACCAATTCTCCACCGGCGACCGGGTGGATGCCGTCGTCAAGATCGGCGACCGCCTCGTGCCGGTGGACGCCAAGTTCCCATTGGAAAACTTCCAGCGCATGCTCCAGGAAACGGACGAGGCGGAGCGAAGGCAGGCGCGGCGGGCCTTCGTCCGCGACGTCAAGGCGCGCGTGGACGAGATCGCGAAGAAGTACATCCTTCCCGACGAGGGCACCTACGACTTCGCGCTCATGTACATCCCGGCGGAGAACGTTTACTTCGAGGCCATCACCAAGGACGAGTCGCTCGAGGAGGACCCGCCTGCCGTCTATGCCGCGTCCAAGCGTGTCATTCCCGTCTCGCCCAACAGCCTCTACGCCTACCTTCGCGTGATCGTGCTCGGCCTGAGGGGACTCCAGATCGAGCGGAGCGCGCAGGAGATCCAGGAGCGCCTCACGCGACTCGGCGGAGACCTCGACAAATTCCGGGAGGCCTTCGACGTGGTCGGGCGCCACCTGACGAACGCCCGCAACAAGTACGACGAGGCGGGCGCCGCGCTGAACCGCGTCGAGGCCAAGCTCGAGGGAATCGAGAAGCCCGGCGGCCAGGCCGCGCTCCCCGGGGTCGGCGCATGATCCCGATTGTGATACGATGACGCCATGAACCCGATACCCTTCCAGGTTTTCGGAATCAATCTGCTCCTGCGACTCATGCCCGAGCCGCCTGCCGATGTGCGCGTCCACTGTCCCAAGGGCTCGCCCATCCGCTACGGCGAAGTGGTCGGGCGAGGGGACGGCTTCGACGAGGGCGCCAACGCCTTCCGCGAGATGCCGGCGATCAAGAGCGTCGTCGCGTTCGAGGAGAACCCCGAGGAGATCGAGGGGCACTTTTTCTATCTCGCCGGGGAGGAGCACCGCGTGATCCGCCTCGACGCGATCATCCTCTCCTTCCCGCTGGAGTAGCCCCGCCCCGCTGTGAGCCTGCTCTCGCGCGTCATCGAGCGTATCAACGCGGAGGAGGTGGTGGAGCTCACCCGCGCCCTCGTCCGCATCCCGAGCGTCTACCGCCCCGGCGAGCCCGGCGCCAACGAGGCGGAGGTCGCCGCCTTCGTCGAATCCTGGTTCAGGCGCGAGGGTTTGCCCGTCGAGGTTCAGGAGGTGGCGCCGGGCCGCCCGAATATCCTTGCCTGGGTCGGCGAAAAGGGGCCGGGACGGCGCTGCCTTCTTCTCGAGGGCCACACCGACGTCGTCACCGAGGGCGATCCCAAGGACTGGACGCGACCGCCCTTCGCGGCCGAGATGAGCGACGGGCGCATTTACGGGCGAGGCGCCGCCGACATGAAGAGCGGGCTCGCCGCCGCCATGGTCGCGCTCGCGGCCTTCAAGCGCGCGGGCGTCACGCCCGAGGGCAAGCTGGTCGTGGGCGCCCTCGTCGACGAGGAAGACGGCATGATCGGCGTCCGCCATCTGGTCAAGACCGCGGCCGGCCGGGAGCTGGATGCCGCGATCATCTGCGAGCCCGAGGAGAACGAGCTCTGCCTCGAGCAGCGCGGCGTGGTCTGGGCGCGGATCCGCGCCCGCGGCAAGATGGCCCACGGCGCCATGCCCGAGGCGGGGGTCAATCCCCTGACGGCGCTCGGCGCCATCCTGCGCCAGGTGCCCGCGCTCGAGAAGCGGCTGCGCAAGCAGTGTCAGAAGAGCCGCTTTCTCAAGCCACCCACCGTGACGCCCACCATCATCCAGGGCCCGCCGCGCGGCGTGGGGGCGCCCCAGTCCAATGTCATCCCGGCCATCGCCGAAATGACTCTCGACGTGCGTCTGACCCCAGGGATCTCGTCGGAAGGCGTCCAGGCCGAGATCGAGGCCCTCTGCCGGCAGGCCGAGGGCGCCGTACCCGGCGTCAAGCTCGAGTGGGAGGCGGTCAATGCCTTCAGGCTCGCGACCAAGGTGGAGAAGTCGGAGCCGGTGGTCCAGGCCATGATCTATGGCGTCCGGAAGGCGACCGGAGCCGCGCCCCGCTACGGCGGCGTCCCCGGCTCGACGGACGGGACCATATTAAGGATGGAGCTCGGCATCCCCATCGTCACCTGCGGCCCGGGCAGCCGGCTCATCCCCCACCAGGTCGACGAGTATGTCGAAGCGAAGGAAATAGCCGACGCGGCAAGAATTTACGCAGCGGCGGCTCTGAAGTATCTCGAAGCGTAACTCCACCATGGACAGCGCGGATCGCCCGCGTCTCCGGGAGCTCGAAGCCTTTCCCGTCGAACAGGATGGCGAGCGGCTGATCGGGCTCCGCGACCCCTCGGGCTTCACTGAGCAGGTCGCCCTCCTTCCCATTCCCGCGCTCGACATCGTCTCGCTTTTCGACGGGGAACACTCCCTGGCCGAGATCCACCGCGTGGTCTCGGCCCGCCACGGCCAGCAGGCGCCCGGGCTCGAGGAGATCGCAGGCTTCGCGGCGCGGCTCGACGACGCGGGGTTCCTCGACAGCCCGCTCTTTGGCGAACGCCGGCGCAGGATCGAGGAGAGCTGGCTCGCGAGCCCCTCCCGGCCCGCGGCCCACGCGGGCGGCGCGTACGCGGGCGATCCGGACGCGCTCCGCAGCCAGATCGACGGCTTCTTCGTTCATCCCGAGGGACCGGGGCTTCCAGAAGCGCTTGCGGTTACCCAGCGGCTGCGCGGGCTCATCGCCCCACACATCGACTTCCATCGCGGCGGGCCGACCTATGCGTGGGCTTATCGGGCGCTCCTCGAGCGTGCTGACGCCGATCTCTTCGTGATCCTCGGCACCTGCCACGCGGGAATGGCCGATCCTTTCACAGCGACGCTGAAGCCGTACGACACGCCGCTGGGCTCTGCGGACGTGGATCGCGACTTCTTCGAGGCGCTCCAGCGTCGCTACCCCCATGATCTCCTGGCCTCCGAAAGCGCTCACCGCAGCGAGCACTCGATAGAGTTCCAGGCTGTGATGCTGCGGCGGGTGCTAGGAGGGCGGCGGTCCTTCACGATCCTGCCGGTCCTCGCTTCCTTCCTCCACGAGGCTGTGTGGACGGGTGGGACGCCCGAGGCGGGCCCGCGCGTGCCCCGCTTCTTGGACGCCCTCGGCGACAGCATTGCCGGCTCGGACCGGAAGGTCTGCGTCATCGCGGCGGTGGACCTGGCCCACGTCGGTCCGCGTTTCGGCGATGCTGAGCCCAACACGCCCGCCTTCCTGGAGCGCGTGGCGCGCGAGGACCGGAAGATGCTCGAGCCGGTCATCGCCGCGGACCCCGCGGCGTTCTTCGAGTCCGTCGCGGCGGACGGCGACAGCCGCCGGATCTGCGGCCTCTCGCCGATCTACGCCTTCCTCCGCGCGTTGCCGGGCGCGCGCGGTGAGCTGCTGCGCTACAGCCAGTGGCCCGACCAGCAGGGCGCGGTGAGCTTCTGCGCCGCGGCGTTTTCCTGATGGCCTCGAGCGACCCCTCGACCTGGAAGCTGCCGCGGCTTCGGATTGACCGCGACGGCGGATGGCTCCACGAAGGCGAGGAGGTAAGCCACGAGGGTATCCTCGCGAGCCTGCGCCAAGGCCTCCAGGTGGACGTGGCCGGCCACTTCATTCAGATCGGCCCGGTGCGGGTGCCGGTGGAGGTCGAGGCCGCGCCGTTCGCCGTCGTCCGATTCGAGGCGGATGGGGACGGCTTCGCGCTTTGGCTGAATGATGCGAGCCGCGAGGCGCTCGACCCGGCGAGCCTCAGGCTGCGGGAGGGGGATGTGCCCTACTGCCGGGTGAAGAACGGCCGCTTCGAGGCGCGCTTCAGCCGCGCGGCGGCGTGGCAGCTGCTCCAGCACGTGGAGGCGCAGCCTGAAGGCGGGCCGCCGACGCTCGCCGTCGGCGGGCGGCGCTACACCCTCGGCGCCTGACCGCGGACCTCTCTGAGAGTTGCCAGCATCTCGCCGTGGATCTTGCCGTTGGACGCGACGACTGACGGCGAATCGAGGTCCACGGGACCGCCGTCGGGGCTCGTCGCGCGGCCTCCCGCCTCCTCGACCATGAGACAGCCCGCGGCCACGTCCCAGGGGCCGAGCTTGAGCTCCCAGAAGGCGTCGAGGCGGCCGGCGGCGACCAGCGCGAGACTGATGGCGGCCGAGCCGATCTCGCGCACGCTCCGGCAGCGGACCATAAAGGCCGCGTGCTCGGCCAGGTTGTTGTCCCGGATCGTGCGGATGTCGTACGGATACCCGGTGGAGAGAAGGCTCTCATCGAGCGTGGGCGTCTCGGAGACGCGCATGGGCGCTCCGTTGAGGAAGGCGCCCTGTCCGCGCCGCGCGGTGAAGCACTCCTCACGGTTGGGGTCGTACACGACGCCCAGGGCCACGACTCCGTCGATCTCGAGGCCGATGGAGACGGCGAAGAAGGGCATCCCGTGCGTGTAGTTGGTCGTGCCGTCGAGCGGATCGACGATCCAGCGATGGGTCGCCGAGCCCGATTGCCCTCCACCTTCTTCTGCCAAGATGGCGTGGTTCGGGAAGCGCCGCCCGATGCACTCGACGATGAGCGCTTCGGCCTGGCGGTCCATCTCCGTAACGATGTTGCTCGGGCTGCCCTTGTAGTCGATCTGACGGAGGGAGCCCAATCGTCCGAGAAGGAGGCCGCCGGCGCGCCTGGCGGCGTCCACCGCGACCTCGAGGAAGGAGTCGACCATGTCCTTCGAAGCGTAGCACACGCGGGCGAAGCGTAGCACACGCGCGGCTTGACAGCCGTGCGACGCTTCGACGAAAGTTGCTGCGCGATCGGGATCCGGAGCCGACGGGAGGAGAGCGATGCGCATCGTCGTGATGGGAACGGGCGGCACCGGCGGCTACTTCGGGGCGAAGCTCGCGCGGGCGGGGGAGGACGTCACCTTCGTGGCGCGCGGCGCGCACCTGGAGGCCATCCGGGCGCGGGGTCTCCGCGTGAAGTCGGCCATCGACGGCGAGTGGGTGGTCCAGGCACCCGCCGTCGAGCGGCTCGCTGGCCTGCCGCCCGCCGATCTGGTCCTCTTCTGCGTCAAGTCCTTCGACACCGACAGCGCGGGCGAAGCCATCAAACCCGTCGTGGGGCCGGACACCGGAGTGCTGCCGGTCCAGAACGGCGTGGACAACGAGGAGAAGCTTGAGCGCATCCTGGGGCCGGGCCACGTGATGGGAGGAGTCGCCCAGGTGCTGGCGACGATCGAGGCGCCGGGCGTCATCAGCCACAGGTTCCTGGGCCGCATCATCCTCGGCGAGATGGACGGCCGCGAGAGCGACCGCGCGCGGGCATTTTTCCAGGCCTGCGGGCGGGCCGGGATCCAGGCCGAGATTTCCTCCACCATGCTTCGGGCGCTGTGGGAAAAGTATGTGTTGATCGCGGCACAGGCCGGCATGACGGCGCTGACGCGCTCCCCGGCCGGCGTCGTCCGGTCGGTGCCGGAGACCCGGCGGATGTACCACCTCATCCTCGGCGAGATGGTGGCGCTGGGGAACGCTGTAGGGGCAGGTCTTGCCGCTGAGGTGGTGGACAGATGCATGGCGATGCTCGACAATCTCAGCGCCGCCTTCACGTCCTCGCTTCACCACGACCTGGCGCAGGGCAAGCGCCTGGAGCTCGAGGCGCTGCACGGGCACGCCGTGCGGCTCGGGGAGCGCCACGGCATC encodes the following:
- a CDS encoding lysophospholipid acyltransferase family protein, with translation MPLSVTSNRPVRRPRWYSHAYNRANFYRVAAGLAWLPRRARLGLARQLGRLAPWWMPVERAAIRNTLARVTGATGSRLEALTVATFADFAMCFSDLVSTNRQPMARLVSQVDMAEGADLMTRLGQGFISPSAHVGNWELAGRLLAGRTTRTTHVVVAEEEARELEQWVRRDGGGVRFVTRSRPTVSLELVAALRRGEVVAVQGDRALGTRGDELIPFFGKPAPFPLGPFLLASAVRVPVMPAFCLLGADYRYTVKVAEPFSVPRGGEVEAACAWVAMLEGVVREHPTQWFNFFDIWNPVFA
- the fabG gene encoding 3-oxoacyl-[acyl-carrier-protein] reductase; translated protein: MTPLSGKVALVTGASRGIGRACAIKLGSLGARIAVNYNKSATAADDVVARIKAGGGEATAVQGDVSHFATAQSVVKAAIDAYGRLDILVNNAGTTHDGLLVSMKEEDFDGIIQQNLKSVFNCSRAALRQMMKQRYGRIVNITSVVGIIGGAGQTNYSAAKAGIIGFTKAMAKEYGGRNIAVNAVAPGYIPTDLTNGLPPEITTNIIKLTVFGRAGTPEEVASAVAFLASDEASYITGQVLAVDGGVT
- a CDS encoding aspartate dehydrogenase, which produces MTGGAGTMIKVGVVGMGVIGTHVAQAITKGIPGIALAGVTVRDPAKARGHRALGLEWLIRESDLVVEAATQAALREFGPSVLAAGKHLMVLSVGGLVGVLDEWARLAEKHGCRILVPSGAIAGLDGMKGAREGGITSVTMETRKPPRGLAGAPWIEQQKIDLDGIKTETLIFEGPATEAVKAFPANVNVVAAVSLASVGPEKTRIKIFAVPGQERNQHRITVEGEFGRLSIEIENVPSENPRTGKLSYLSAIAMLRELGASVQVGN
- a CDS encoding TIGR02757 family protein — encoded protein: MPVTNRLKQPLDRLCREFDWTLRVKQDAIQFPLRYSDPADIELAGLFASCMAYGRVDLFGPWVDWTLQRMGESPARFVLDFDLQKHGQVFSGFSYRFNRERDVLAFCLAAQRLLVRHGSLKAFFLEGYSPEHPHVGPALERFAEGFRGQDLSTVFARNRLSYGFKHWFPLPSTGGACKRLHLYLRWMVRREAPDFGIWSGIPPSALLMPVDTHIENMARSIGLTRRRSRNWRMVEEVTAELKRLDPDDPVRYDFALCHKRMSGQCLNRRDAEICAPCGLKPVCVHWRGPR
- a CDS encoding DNA recombination protein RmuC, translating into MIPEVMPGWTIVLLVVLLPAVVVSAWALFRVAARLAEMEARRAQPDQSLLLLQREVEAARSEGQKGLAETAASVRSELAQFSAQMTAQMGQVGASVQQQLQHVGRVVGDVQGSLGKLGETNQRIFDVGRSIAGLEQILKSPKIRGGLGETFLENLLAQMFPQEHYTLQYQFSTGDRVDAVVKIGDRLVPVDAKFPLENFQRMLQETDEAERRQARRAFVRDVKARVDEIAKKYILPDEGTYDFALMYIPAENVYFEAITKDESLEEDPPAVYAASKRVIPVSPNSLYAYLRVIVLGLRGLQIERSAQEIQERLTRLGGDLDKFREAFDVVGRHLTNARNKYDEAGAALNRVEAKLEGIEKPGGQAALPGVGA
- a CDS encoding M20 family metallopeptidase → MSLLSRVIERINAEEVVELTRALVRIPSVYRPGEPGANEAEVAAFVESWFRREGLPVEVQEVAPGRPNILAWVGEKGPGRRCLLLEGHTDVVTEGDPKDWTRPPFAAEMSDGRIYGRGAADMKSGLAAAMVALAAFKRAGVTPEGKLVVGALVDEEDGMIGVRHLVKTAAGRELDAAIICEPEENELCLEQRGVVWARIRARGKMAHGAMPEAGVNPLTALGAILRQVPALEKRLRKQCQKSRFLKPPTVTPTIIQGPPRGVGAPQSNVIPAIAEMTLDVRLTPGISSEGVQAEIEALCRQAEGAVPGVKLEWEAVNAFRLATKVEKSEPVVQAMIYGVRKATGAAPRYGGVPGSTDGTILRMELGIPIVTCGPGSRLIPHQVDEYVEAKEIADAARIYAAAALKYLEA
- the amrB gene encoding AmmeMemoRadiSam system protein B, which produces MDSADRPRLRELEAFPVEQDGERLIGLRDPSGFTEQVALLPIPALDIVSLFDGEHSLAEIHRVVSARHGQQAPGLEEIAGFAARLDDAGFLDSPLFGERRRRIEESWLASPSRPAAHAGGAYAGDPDALRSQIDGFFVHPEGPGLPEALAVTQRLRGLIAPHIDFHRGGPTYAWAYRALLERADADLFVILGTCHAGMADPFTATLKPYDTPLGSADVDRDFFEALQRRYPHDLLASESAHRSEHSIEFQAVMLRRVLGGRRSFTILPVLASFLHEAVWTGGTPEAGPRVPRFLDALGDSIAGSDRKVCVIAAVDLAHVGPRFGDAEPNTPAFLERVAREDRKMLEPVIAADPAAFFESVAADGDSRRICGLSPIYAFLRALPGARGELLRYSQWPDQQGAVSFCAAAFS
- a CDS encoding inositol monophosphatase family protein — protein: MPPVPITTMRIALLPSAPDPDRAATFVEASHGCQAARVLRFARVCYASKDMVDSFLEVAVDAARRAGGLLLGRLGSLRQIDYKGSPSNIVTEMDRQAEALIVECIGRRFPNHAILAEEGGGQSGSATHRWIVDPLDGTTNYTHGMPFFAVSIGLEIDGVVALGVVYDPNREECFTARRGQGAFLNGAPMRVSETPTLDESLLSTGYPYDIRTIRDNNLAEHAAFMVRCRSVREIGSAAISLALVAAGRLDAFWELKLGPWDVAAGCLMVEEAGGRATSPDGGPVDLDSPSVVASNGKIHGEMLATLREVRGQAPRV
- a CDS encoding 2-dehydropantoate 2-reductase, translated to MRIVVMGTGGTGGYFGAKLARAGEDVTFVARGAHLEAIRARGLRVKSAIDGEWVVQAPAVERLAGLPPADLVLFCVKSFDTDSAGEAIKPVVGPDTGVLPVQNGVDNEEKLERILGPGHVMGGVAQVLATIEAPGVISHRFLGRIILGEMDGRESDRARAFFQACGRAGIQAEISSTMLRALWEKYVLIAAQAGMTALTRSPAGVVRSVPETRRMYHLILGEMVALGNAVGAGLAAEVVDRCMAMLDNLSAAFTSSLHHDLAQGKRLELEALHGHAVRLGERHGIPTPMLFAVYAALKPYADGPPQAVKA